The Aedes albopictus strain Foshan chromosome 2, AalbF5, whole genome shotgun sequence region ccgccgaagatcgtccttagcacccgtcgctcgaaaactccgagtgcttgctggtcctcctcgagcatcgtccatgtctcgtgtccgtagagaaccaccggtcttattaacgtcatgtacatggtacatttggtgcgggggtgaatcttttttgaccgcagtttcttctggagcccatagtaggcacgacttccactgatgatgcgccttcgtatttcacggctcacgttattgtcagccgttagcaaggaaccgaggtagacgaattcttctaccacctcgaaagtatccccgtctatcgtaacattgctgccaaggcttgtcctgtctcgctcagtcccacctaccagcatgtactttgtcttagccgcattcaccaccagtccgacctttgctgcttcacgtttcaggcgggtgtactgttctgccaccgttccaaatgttctagcaataatatccatgtcatccgcaaaacagacaaattggctggatttcgtgaagatcgtaccccggctgttgagcccggctcgtcgcataacaccttccagggcgatgttgaatagtaagcaggaaagtccatcaccttgtcgtagtccccgtcgagattcaaatgaactggatagttcacccgaaatccttacgctgttctgcacaccgtccatcgttgctcttatcagtctagtcagcttcccgggaaagctgttctcgtccataattttccatagctctgtgcggtcgatactgtcgtatgccgctttgaagtcgatgaacaggtgatgcgttgggacctggtattcacggcatttctggaggatttgccgtacggtgaagatctggtccgttgtcgaccggccgtcgatgaaaccggcttggtaacttcccacgaactcatttactttaggtgagagacgacggaagatgatctgggatagcactttgtaggcggcgtttaaaatggtgatcgctcgaaagttctcacacattaacttgtcgcctttcttgtggatgggacagattatcccttccttccactcctccggtagctgttcggtttcccagatcttgactactaactggtgcagacaagtggccaacttttccgggcccatcttgatgagttctgctgcgataccgtccttaccagccgctttgttgtttttgagctggtggatggcatccttaacttccctcagcgtgggagttggttcgttcccgtcctctgctgcaccaacatagtcatttcctccgctgccttggtcctccgtgcctacattctcttcgccattcaggtgctcgtcgaagtgctgcttccacctttcgatcacctcacgtttgtccgtcaggaggctcccatccttatccctgcagatttcggcttgcggcacgtagcctttgcgggatgcgttgagcttctgatagaacttccgtgtttcctgtgaacggcacagcagttccatttcctcgcactccgcttcttccaggcagcgctttttctcccggaagagacgggtctgctgcttccgcttctgtctgtatcgctccacattctgtcgggttccatgctgcagcattaccgcccgcgctgcatccttctcctccagaaccgctctgcactcctcgtcgaaccaatcgtttcgtcgactccgttctacatacccgatagtgctctcggctgcgttgttgatggctgctttgactgtactccagcagtcctctagaggggccacatcgagcacaccctcgtccggcaacgctgcctcgagattctgcgcgtatgcggtggcgacatccggttgcttcagtcgctctagatcgtaccggggcggccgccggtactgtacattgttaataacggagagttttgggcgcagtttaaccatcaccaggtagtgatcagagtcgatattagcgccacgataggtcctgacgtcgataatgtcggagaagtgccgtccatcaatcagaacgtggtcgattgcgATATTATAATCTactagtaacaaaaaaaaacattccgatTTGGATCGCAACAGGCTGGATAAATAGCCcaccggactggccaaaactgatgcttgTACCCTACCTGAGGGAAATGGAAGTAAATCAGCAGTAGCCATGAGCTCCTGCCCTCACGCTAAGAAATTCTGAATTTTAATGGTGACACAATTGAAACAACCGACATCAATCAATCAtgacataaacataaataagATCAATTTTTGTGTCTTTGTTGATTAAAAAACTTCAACCGGTCTTGTTGAATACCTTTGAAACTTTTAGGACATACTTTTaaacaattcaggccaaacatttcaataggtcctatctgcatttgagaggctctctttgttcactttctctttcaattattgcaatgtaatggtacagtttttaactatttttgcagtacaaatcaaaagacgattgttttgaccatcgttcaatgcaaggagacaatcataatacaaataaacagctgagatattaacgaaagagagggaaaccaaagagagcctctcttctgcagattggacctttagacatgtttggcctgaattgcccGCAATATTCAATCGCAAAGCTTATTTCTGAGTTTGATGCGCCGTAAATTTACATGATCAATAACACAACAGAGCTACGCAAGATTCGCGATGATGAAATGTCAAACGCCATCATTCATAACAAAGTGGTGGTTAGAATTTTGTGGAGTTTAGTTTGTAATATATCCGGAAAAGAATTACATACATATCTATTTGTGAGCAATCGAGGAAAAGAGTAAGCGCGCGTCCAAATGCAGTTGCGACGCGATGACGGCAATGTGTGTCAGCAATGCAAAAAGTGGTGTCAGCCAGGGAAAACGAGTCAAAATTCCTAATCTTGAAGTTGGCCAGCAGAATCAAGCATTTCATTTTTCATGAGTCTAAAAAACTTCCCGGGGGAGTCGAAAAAGTGGATGTAGGGATTGAGGTTATGTTGACAAGCGGATTCAGTTGCTGTATGTAATATTACAAGACATTCAGCATCAGAGAAGTAAATTTACAATTGCGCTTCATTTCTGGTCTTTTGTGAAAATaaagattagaataactagccactgAAATCCAATGtcgtgactgttcgtgtgactaacatctagtctGCCACGCCCTtaaagcgtcagtagcggtactagaagtatcaaataaattttgtttaccaaaacagaaGATCCTTTACAAGATGAGCACTTAAAAATCATCAATTAATACAATTAAAGTTAGTAAAATATTTAAATAGAAAAAGTGACTACAgagccattggagttctagtgtatttctattaaatAAAGTGAATCCCAATTTTATGTCACTTTGCTCGCTGTCATATGTCGGcgttaaatgacacaaaattacatgttttttgtGGTGTGTAAAACAATAATGAGAACAAACAGTCAGTGCCTTGAAAAGGGCATGTTTGGGGCCATCCcctaaaaacatgatatttttcaagcccatatcttcgccaatttacgTCAGATTTCAACAGACAAGGTCTCAATCAAAAGATAATAATTCAAAGAAAAATTAGacatgaaatattaaaaaaaaaaatgtgtttggaaGCCTTATCAAAAGttgcaacattttcaaaatttcgatCTAAAACTTAGGAAATATGTAATTGAAATTGAAGATGAGATCagtaacccaactaacatttaatgtgaatgtaaacgtcaacaaagtgtTCCTGATACGGTTTGACGCTGAATTAGAGTGTTTTTTATCTGttctaacgagatttttagccctgggctagttcatttcCTCGGAGAAACCCCTAGTTTGAGcccaaatattgagatttagagatgGTGAAAACGCCTCAATCTCTCTCAAATTGATTTTCGTATAAATTTGGAGGACATTAAATTTCCCCAAAGTCACGTAAAATATaagttttttaagatttcttttatttttttccttttttttaatctTTAGTGCCAGATAACTTTTAAACTGCTTGGTCATTTATCTTCTAGTgggcttttgtagatatttttgttgcctaaacaTGTCCTGAACAAACTATTTgttgaaatattcatttttatgacacttttcaccaaaaatttccaGGTCAAaaggggtgctgatgcacataccaaccaaCAATGTAAGATTGAAAAATTATATGTAGGAAAGTCACTGTTGGTTCAACAGCGTACCTgtaacgagattccacaaaagttgcgtgaagactcccccttgggagcaTCCAGAAACACCAAATAtcttaatcgctgcttgacgcaatgtcgacaACGATGGCGGTGAATTCGAtctgaaatcattggagatacacCATGTCGTCATGCGGCTTTCACGTTGGGGCGATGTTAAGGCCACCCTCGATAatctaagaaaacactcaaacaagattgtttttgagtgaatgctttctcggatatcgtattctcaatttagttgaaaatcggagttttcgactagcgaagttggatttttctccaaacccATGCGTCAgacctaaggagtgtatcggaaagtagttgaaaatgttcagaatgctctatctcgaagctggattggtcttttcatttcggttcttctatgaaatcttcacaatatagttaagtttagaacaccttgaaaaaatttggaaaatgtttagtattattgaaaatatggttaaatgaatacacctcacaaaataaaaatctgcacaaaatgcaattttgttaagatttttcaacatttcaaaaatctgtagcgattaaaatttgtacgataaaaaatctggaaagtattgatgcttgttaacagttatgtacacataacatatcattcaacaccgactttcaaaattcatattttcgatagaaaaatctcaaaatggtccactccaaaaaacgtcttttttttggtcaaattttgaagttctacttttaatatcttaaaaggttttaaaattttattttttgctctaacCTACTCGTCCAtatattaaaaaacataccctatttaaaaaaatgcgaatttttcattttatgtattttttgtttgcgtaaacatgatttggaggagcatagaaaaaggggttcctcaaaaatggccttttttcatttttaagaattgcgcttaaatgcagtgggaatttttcttgaaaaaaataatttgcctatatcatgaggattctggagcttattatatttgcacaaaaaagttaacagttttcgaacattatcgaacttttctcgcaatttcaattttttaaaaggtgtgcaaaaatttaaaaacatgcgttcagtaatctaggttaaaaacccagttaaaagaacatttttagaaaatcataaaagccatttcttttttcaaggatttatacagtatctccaaaaatgaaattacttaaaagttgtactaaactatttttgaggctgttgtaaacattttcaactactttacgatacactccttaacttcggaagtggtgcgctgcttagtaaacctggtccgctatacagcgcaacaacttccgaagttaggtccgacgcacggatttggagaaaaatccaacttcgccagtcgaaaattccggggttcaactgcacggagaatataCAACTTTGTGCAAAAGAGTCAAAGTGGACTTTCCATATTGGTAGGCATACCCGGGTAGCAaaaaataactaacgaagattgttgggaataagagctaaaagaacaaaaataataactgattttgtactggaaaataactcaatacataataactaattttatccttataagaacaaaccaagaacaaaatattttaaaatggagaataactggataagttattatcgagttattgataacaaagtgagaacaaaatatgttatttcataaaaagatcatcataattgtaaattttgttcttatgatttaaaaaaatgtattgtaagttcagaaatgttttgtccttggtttgatcttataataacaaaataagttattatttacttttttctggaacaaagttagttattattttttgttttttagcTTAATTTActaacaaacctataacaaaatttgctcttcatcaatattctatttaaaataagataaatactgaataactcatcaataacaaaacgagttatgattgcaaaatatgcaattaggaTGCTATTTTACTTAGAATGctcagcagtgaatcaaaattcaaccatcgcgcaacaataatgacaatgtcgcaacctgtgtttgttgcgacaatctacccaatgcgacataagtttgtcccaacttgaaaataataggataaacatcatgCATTACGAGgtaagagatttttaagccttgcattgcgattttcgaacggtaacttcgagtcggtaaacattgCAACTTTGcttaagatctatcatcaaacagttttgactttgggttagcaataattgattattcacgagtggaaaagtacgcaacaaattcagcttccgttttgtctgcaacaaaaaatttcgagatcatgtcattactCATTATCTgccaccagtagggataaagagtaatcgtcgcaccttctttgttgcttattttgtgcctcttttgtctgacaattctcttcactgatgctCAGTAaaacttattttgctatgattacatattttgttattattcagttatttattgttattcaataataactcagaagtaacaaattttgcaatgataatattttttgttcttagcgagttatttagtgATTTTCATAAATAACATtagaatgataaaatgagatatgatggcaaatttttttattgttttgttcttggtttgttcTTTGCCTCTGCCCGGGTATTGGTTCATATTGAGAACCActctggccagatgaacatcactgaTGTGCTGATCGACAATcagttctaatcatttcagaggGAAAGAGGCTAAATGTCTGAAATTATTTGCGAATGGATTCAATCAAAGTGGACATTTTTACAGCTGGATCGTTCAACAAATCGGTGGGTGTTCTTGTGGGGCTTGCTAGCCGACCTGAAAACCCCCGAAAAACGTCTGTTCTAACCTCTACtgttgtttcctgagcttggccaaATCAGACTTCCACCAAAGGATCCACTTTGGGtattcacagaccgtagagggcaaacTTCCTCAAAAGCTTCCATGGTAATGAGCGTTATTGTATCAACACCATTATCCAGTCACTTAAAGTgtccattaaggacagacttgttagaatcccaacatggccgccacaatggccgactttgacacctactcacgatttcgagggcacaaatctcttcgtaaacaaaaccaacgcacctgagCTTTTGATTTTAAGTTAatcacaagtgagcaagagcagaataataaaatgcattattgtttgaagcttgcttcttgagatttgtgcgtctgaagttttgatgcaatgttgaagtgggatttcaagacgtttgtccttaatggtgGGTGTAAATTGGCCAAAATCAAATAGGTAAAGAGATCACAGTTTGTTACCCGCGAATTCCTGAAATGCAAAATGTCAATTGGTCAATTCGTGTCTAATTCTGCTTCAGAAGAGCGTTATGGCtagtatactgcccccactcgcataacaatcccatctttgctgggattcctattcatatgggacagttatgcgagtagGGGCAGTATAGATGCCATGAAAGTTGTGCGGTTGTCTATGTCTTCATGTCCTCTGAGCTGTCCTAGATAATAGGATGAGCATTATTTTGTCTCTGCTAAAAATCATAGCGTTTTCAGCAggacagcacatacatctctaaggcgctgtccataaactacgtagactcaattttggcaatctcagaccccccctcccccctcgtagactttcgtccatacaaaattttcgaaatttgtaaggaccgtagactttggccagacccccccatccccccctcagagtctacgtagtttatggacagtccctaaTAGTTAATGTGCAAATGAGTGTGACGACGATCGCGTTGATGACAAGcgtacatgctcgaggcatgacagacGAGTTTTCCTTTGTAATTTTATGCTAAAACTAGCAAATATCATTCTTCTAGTTCTCTCCCTGTTAAAAaaacggagatgaaccagccatcggctgaaagtctcgataataaagataataataataataatccttcTAGGTAGTTCTTATATGCATTAtatctatttttatttattattccaATTATTGTTGAGAAAGCTTTCAGCACGCTTAAATTAAATCCACACATTTTTGTTTTCTCCCGTAGATTTGGAGCTTGAAAGACTGAAGGAAGAGAACCGACTCCAGCATGAGCAAATCATCAGCCTTACGGGTCGCCTGTCGGAGGCTGAAATTCGGCTACATCAGCTCACTACCGAGAACGAGGAAGCGTCCTCGCTGCTCAGTATTACCAAAGAGAACCAGAACCTGCTGGCTGGCGAGCTGGCGGAGTTCAAGGCACGGTATCAGGAGGTCCTAAATCTGCTGCACGATACGCAGGAACAGTTGCGACGCCAAAGAAAACGTTCCCAACCGATGGCGAGGAGTTCGCTGATACCGGGCATGAGTGCACCGGCACCGGACTCGCTTCAGTCGGAATTGATGGAAACCTCGCTGTACTCGGAGCACAGTTTGGACTCCGGAATCGCTTCCGAACGAGGTGGACCACCTCATCTACCTTCGTACAAAAAGGTTTTCGAAACGGTGCGTTCCGCTACGCGAGCCAACACAACCGGATTCAGCGATGGCTTCTCGCAGTTGGGATCTATGACGATGAGTTCCTCTTCGCAGCCACGGATGGCACCTTACGTATTCCCCGGAAGCGGAACCACAACTACACATTCGTACAAGAGTGGTTCCTCCCTCTACAGCACAATGTACGAAAGTTCACTGGGTGGTCGATCTTTTTCGCGAGAAAGCTTGGTATCGGAATCGGAAGATGGATATCCTGGACCGGCACAAGCTGGAATTCCTGGCGCACCTGGTGCCAAAGATTTGGAAGCAGCTCTGAAACGACTGACACCGGCCGAAGTGCTGGCACGCAGAGCAATGCTACAACATGCACCAGCAGGAACCTACAGCTACGACGACCAGCCTAGCGGAATCCCATTGGGATGTCGCACACCGGACAGTATCATGTCCACCGGGTCATCGGGTTTGTCCGGTATGTCTTCGACCCAGTGGCGTCTTCCGGAGAAACTGCAAATTGTTAAACCCATCGAAGGATCCCAAACGCTTCATCACTGGTCTCGGCTAGCGACTCCGACTCTCAGTGGTCTACTGGAAGAGCGGCCCGGTGTTACAATCCGCGGTGGACGCGGACTGGAAGATCTTGGCCTGCAAACCTACTCCCTATCGGATGTAGAAGAGGACGCCGAAGAGCACCCCGGCAAGCGCTTCCAATCGTTCGGTTGTACCTACACCTTTACCAACAGTACCGTGATGCATCCGGATGACGGCACCACGGCGGTTACGTTTAGCCTTCCACCGTCGCAAATGTCCTCGCAAATGGCCTCGGAGTGTCCCTCGCGGCAACCATCGGCCCCGTCCACACCGCGGACCGGTCtgtcgcgaaggaattcctgctcgacGTTTTCGGTGAACTTGGGGCTGGCATCGATGCTGAACGAACGCGGCATCAAGGCGGTGACACCCAGCGCGCTGAATACTCCGGCAGGGCCGAACTACTCACCCACGGTTACGCCGTGCAACAGCCCTGGTAAGTTTTTTGGGGAAATGAAGGGTTACAGTCAATTTGATAGACCTGTGAAGCTTACTTATCAAGTATGAgtattctaatgttttttttcttttgtttcgtTTCGTTACAGAGGGTTCTCCAACGCGCTCAATGTCCCCGGAACCGCCGCTATTGTCCGGCCTGCTCGCCTCGGGAGCCGATATCCTGCGTAAGAAGTTTGCCGTTGCATCGTCGTCCAGCGAGATGGAACGTCCATCTCGGTTGACGGCTCGCAACAAGCTAGCTCTGTCGCGACTGGAGAAGAAGGCTCTGCGATCGATCAAAATCATGGAAAAGGTCGAGAGCATGGGAGTGGATAATTTCATGCCCCACTCCGGGCACGGAATCAGTCCGCTTGCTCTGCACGGTTCCTCGGCGCTGTACACGTCGACGGTTCGAGGTCGCACCTCGAGTCCGATGGCACAGCTGACCAGCTTGAAGCACCTGCACGATGGCCGCATGAAGCAACCCCACCAGCATCACCATCACCAGCATCCGCACGGAGCAGAGGGCGGTCTGTTGATCGATAAAGAAACGATCAAAGCTGTCCTTAGCAAGGGTCTGTCGCACGATAGTCCGAGAAGTGGATCTTCCGGATCGAGCGACGCCTCGGGATCATCTTCGTCGGTGGCATCGGGAGCCTACGCGGATAGCGATAGCGGAACTTCGTCGATAAGCGGTGCCGCCGTGAAACCAGCTGTGGTCAAAAAGGCCGCCACAACGGCGGAAGGTACGCCTTCTCCGGCGACGGCAGCTCGCCTGAAGCAGATGCAGCGACAAAAGAGTCGAAGGAACCTGCTGAACGGTGCCAACGGGTCCCAGCGGCCCGACCTCGGAACGGTCAGTGGGTCGGGCAGCAGACCCGCCGGAGTGCGACCCGATCTCGGTACGGTAGGTGGTAGCAATAAGTCGAAGAGCAATAGCAAGAACAACGAGACGGCCGCTGCCGCTCCAGTACCGCCGGTTCCGGAGCAGAGCCGTTCGCTAGGTCAGAGTGTGTACGGTACGATCAGTTCGCTACTGTTTGGACGCAAGGGAGGACTCCTGTAAGAAGAGAGCACTGGAACCGCATTACACCCGAGACTAAGTAACTACTAAGCCCTAAATGCACTGAAATGGCAATATAAAGCTGATAAAGTGTTACTAAGACGTTGCGTAGCATTATACGTGCGTTTTAGAGAAAAATAGTGCTTATTAGTTACTTAGCTTGTATTTATCACCAATGTGATTGtggtaaaacattattttaaattttcatagttttaCGGCGATTGGAGAATGTTTTCATCTATACTTTTTATGTGTACGTGAAAGTTACGACAcatttactgccgtgaatcgcatatctgtcccatttgcataggaaatccagcaaagatgggactgatatgcgattcacggcagtttaccTGACTGTAAGTGAACCTATCAATTAT contains the following coding sequences:
- the LOC109419762 gene encoding trafficking kinesin-binding protein milt isoform X4, which translates into the protein MTRAYDDIDAVTRLLEEKEKDLELTVQIGKELLTQNTHLENRVAELEQELKNTNENLAQLAHELHQKNELIGILTNDADDSSENVTPTTSKSVNLELLQRKVKSLEDENKSLRSEAAQLVQETDECEEQERRLMADIANQLSTANSEFDGLNLELERLKEENRLQHEQIISLTGRLSEAEIRLHQLTTENEEASSLLSITKENQNLLAGELAEFKARYQEVLNLLHDTQEQLRRQRKRSQPMARSSLIPGMSAPAPDSLQSELMETSLYSEHSLDSGIASERGGPPHLPSYKKVFETVRSATRANTTGFSDGFSQLGSMTMSSSSQPRMAPYVFPGSGTTTTHSYKSGSSLYSTMYESSLGGRSFSRESLVSESEDGYPGPAQAGIPGAPGAKDLEAALKRLTPAEVLARRAMLQHAPAGTYSYDDQPSGIPLGCRTPDSIMSTGSSGLSGMSSTQWRLPEKLQIVKPIEGSQTLHHWSRLATPTLSGLLEERPGVTIRGGRGLEDLGLQTYSLSDVEEDAEEHPGKRFQSFGCTYTFTNSTVMHPDDGTTAVTFSLPPSQMSSQMASECPSRQPSAPSTPRTGLSRRNSCSTFSVNLGLASMLNERGIKAVTPSALNTPAGPNYSPTVTPCNSPEGSPTRSMSPEPPLLSGLLASGADILRKKFAVASSSSEMERPSRLTARNKLALSRLEKKALRSIKIMEKVESMGVDNFMPHSGHGISPLALHGSSALYTSTVRGRTSSPMAQLTSLKHLHDGRMKQPHQHHHHQHPHGAEGGLLIDKETIKAVLSKGLSHDSPRSGSSGSSDASGSSSSVASGAYADSDSGTSSISGAAVKPAVVKKAATTAEGTPSPATAARLKQMQRQKSRRNLLNGANGSQRPDLGTVSGSGSRPAGVRPDLGTVGGSNKSKSNSKNNETAAAAPVPPVPEQSRSLGQSVYGTISSLLFGRKGGLL